The Bubalus bubalis isolate 160015118507 breed Murrah chromosome 16, NDDB_SH_1, whole genome shotgun sequence genome window below encodes:
- the LOC112579548 gene encoding transcription initiation factor TFIID subunit 9-like — MESGKMASPKSMPKDAQMMAQILKGMGITEYEPRVINQMLEFAFLYVTTILDDAKIYSSHAKKATVDADDVRLAIQCRADQSFTSPPPRDFLLDIARQRNQTPLPLIKPYSGPRLPPDRYCLTAPNYRLKSLQKKASTSAGRITVPQLSVGSVTSRPNTPTLGTPTPQAMSVSTKVGTPVSLTGQRFTVQMPTSQSPAVKASIPATSAVQNVLINPSLIGSKNILINTNMVSSQNTANEASNALKRKHDDDDDDDDDDDDCDNL; from the coding sequence ATGGAGTCTGGCAAGATGGCTTCTCCCAAGAGCATGCCGAAAGATGCACAGATGATGGCACAAATCCTGAAGGGTATGGGGATTACAGAATATGAACCAAGAGTTATAAATCAGATGTTGGAGTTTGCCTTCCTATATGTGACCACAATTCTAGATGATGCAAAAATTTATTCAAGTCATGCTAAGAAAGCTACTGTTGATGCAGATGATGTACGATTGGCAATCCAGTGTCGTGCTGACCAGTCTTTTACCTCTCCTCCCCCAAGAGATTTTTTATTAGATATTGCaaggcaaagaaatcaaacccCTTTGCCATTGATCAAGCCATACTCAGGTCCTAGATTGCCACCTGATAGGTATTGCTTGACTGCTCCAAATTATAGACTTAAGTCTTTACAAAAAAAGGCATCTACTTCTGCAGGAAGAATAACAGTTCCACAGTTAAGTGTTGGTTCAGTTACTAGCAGACCAAATACTCCCACGCTTGGCACACCAACCCCACAAGCCATGTCCGTTTCAACTAAAGTAGGGACTCCAGTGTCCCTCACAGGGCAAAGGTTCACAGTACAGATGCCCACTTCACAGTCCCCAGCTGTAAAAGCTTCAATTCCTGCAACATCAGCAGTTCAGAATGTTCTAATTAATCCGTCATTAATTGGGTCCAAAAATATTCTTATTAACACTAACATGGTCTCATCACAAAATACTGCCAATGAAGCATCAAATGCATTGAAAAGAAagcatgatgatgatgatgacgatgatgaCGACGACGATGACTGTGATAATTTGTAA